In a genomic window of Paroedura picta isolate Pp20150507F chromosome 14, Ppicta_v3.0, whole genome shotgun sequence:
- the TIGAR gene encoding fructose-2,6-bisphosphatase TIGAR yields MVTFGLTVVRHGETRYNKEKILQGQGIDEPLSETGFRQASAAGVFLSSVKFTHVFSSDLLRAKQTAASILRKSQFSKETAVKYDARLRERKYGVAEGKPLSDLRTMAKAAGEQCPSFTPPGGETLEEVKARSEDFFADLCNLIVREACQDKATERRAGNDTERTGSSSTFLPNHHGSPGFHFSSMGATEELVANVLVVSHGAYMRNWLSYFVSDLQCILPASLTKTELSSVSPNTGISQFIVKLENRENVKPKLQCICLNRDDHLGDMAAEKN; encoded by the exons ATGGTCACATTCGGGTTGACCGTTGTCCGGCA TGGAGAAACAAGATACAATAAAGAGAAGATACTGCAAG GACAGGGCATAGATGAACCTCTCTCTGAGACAGGCTTCCGACAAGCCAGTGCTGCTGGTGTGTTTCTGAGCAGTGTCAAGTTTACTCATGTGTTCTCGAGTGACCTGCTTCGGGCAAAGCAG ACAGCAGCCTCAATTCTGAGAAAGAGTCAGTTTAGCAAAGAGACTGCTGTAAAATATGATGCAAGACTTCGAGAGCGG aagtaTGGAGTGGCAGAAGGGAAGCCGCTGAGTGACCTCAGGACCATGGCAAAAGCTGCTGGGGAGCAATGCCCGTCCTTTACACCTCCTGGAGGGGAAACCCTAGAAGAA GTAAAGGCACGCAGCGAGGATTTTTTTGCAGATCTTTGTAATCTTATTGTGAGGGAAGCATGTCAGGACAAAGCTACTGAAAGGAGAGCCGGAAATGACACCGAAAGAACAGGAAGCTCTAGTACCTTTCTTCCAAACCATCATGGGAGCCCGGGATTTCATTTCAGTTCCATGGGAGCTACTGAAGAGTTGGTTGCCAATGTACTGGTTGTGAGTCATGGGGCATACATGAGGAACTGGCTGAGTTATTTTGTTTCAGACCTACAATGTATTTTACCAGCCTCTTTGACAAAGACTGAGCTCTCTTCTGTGAGTCCCAATACTGGAATTAGTCAGTTCATTGTAAAACTTGAGAACAGAGAGAACGTTAAGCCTAAACTCCAGTGCATTTGTCTGAACAGAGATGATCATTTAGGTGATATGGCAGCTGAAAAAAATTAG